In Oncorhynchus masou masou isolate Uvic2021 chromosome 31, UVic_Omas_1.1, whole genome shotgun sequence, the sequence TCAGGTAAGCGACGTCAACGATGATGTCAGAAGGGCAGCGGTGGAGTCCATTGGATTCATCATGTTCAGGTAAGGCCTTATTCAACCCTGTATCCGCTATGTGATCCCTTTTCCGCCCAGCAGAGGTCCCCCTACTTTCCAGCCTCTTGGTCCACTGCTTAGTCTCTTTGCCCAAGCTAACTGATCAATCAGCTCCTACTTGTATACACAAAGACTGCATTCCTCTCATAGCCCGGGCATCATTTCCAAATGATTTTGGAGTATATCCTCAGATGGGTGTTGTTGGCAGTTTATGTagcctccctcccctcatcctgATTGTTAAAACAAACAGTGAGAGAGATTTCTTCCGCCTAGACCTCAGATAAATAGATGGGGCTTTTCCACTCCTGATTGCCACCGGGGCTGTTACCCATCTTTGGCCCTGAGGTTAACCCACATTTCCAAGTTCCATGTTTTCCCCATCAAGAATTTAGGTTTCGCAAGTTCTCACCTGTGGAATTTTCACCTCTGAAGAATTTGTCTGAACACTGTTTGGGGGTTTTAAGTAGCCAAGGACATGCAGTAGGGTTAACCTTTAGCCCAGATGGAGCTCTGGGCTGATTTGCGTTTTCTTATACACTGAATTGTTTATGTAAGCGCTAGTGCTgagcgatatggccaaaatatcatatcacggtatttaagtaaaaaaataagaaaatggcTGTATGATGGTATTTGacacaatttttttttattttttaaataaggacatttctaaatttGCTTTATAAATAGTGCATGACCTCAGGGTGGTaacacatacattctaagtgatttcaacGTGTCTCCATTCTCATTTTGTTTtctactgttcaattcaacttcaacccAAACTATTTTTTGGCCGTTTTTCATAAATTTCTGCATTTTCTGCGTTCATTTGAGTATTTTCACACTGCCATGTGGGgctgcacgatatgggcaaaCAATCTAAACCTTATTTTGAATCAAATGTTAattgtttcctaggggaccctttAATCTTTGGCGACATTGTCTGTTTTCTGCTTCATGTAGCTAGCATATATTAATGCCTCTTGTATTCCTCTTTGATGTGGAAggtactgttgcacaaacaacatgctgatttaggtcgACACCACcactggtattatcaggctgtataaTTAATTatgtttgctctgactcagtacatttattagctagctccctagcgattagcattagcgGCTAACAATATTTTGgcccaacttgctaagaaaagacaaactagctgtttgcagatgtaagcaACACAAACTACTAGTCTAATAATAGAACGCTACTGCATTTATATgaagaagcaaagtgaaaacagcattgTTGTCATCATGGTTgccatcaacattgttgcatgtgctgcattgaccatgcagagagAACGCAAGTGTCTCATTTTCTAGGAACAAcaatgcgctccttgagtgacagggggcggggctaggtctgtgtggaaggGCAGCATGGAGAGAGATGACTCAAATAGcaaagtaaactataaaaatggacgTTTAACACCGCgcatcacatttaacaaaccaaacaataaaaaaaacaacgttttagAAGGTAAAGTTAAATGACCCAAACCGGTCCGTGTATGCACGGTATACCGCCCACCCCTAGTAAGCGCCAAGTTTGGGCTCAGAATGCCTCAAATTCAAAATTGTTGAATTGAAGTAATAAACAGGATGCAGAATTGCTATTTGAATGAAAGGAAATAGAATAAATGGAAATTCAAATGCCTCTTCGATATTAGTAGTTGTCTATAGAAATACACAGCTTGTACATAACATCAACCATGTCGTtatttatatgtatgtatgtaaatacAATTGAAACAATTTTTAGATTTTTAAGAAAAACTCAATTCATGCTCAAGGAAAACAAAACCTATGTGCTGTTATTATATTTCATTATTCACTTAGACCTGCTCAGGTACTTTGGAAAATAGTACGtttttgggctggatgtgtcagtttgtagttcatacatgcataatctatgagcaaaATAAtactgtcttacctcaattagccacaaaatccctagGTTAAAATTGACTGTTTTCTAGAAGCTGTGTGATGCCGTTTTCCCTACCTTTACCCTCATGTGGGGGTTttagtgacagctagcaagacaCAGTACAGCGAGAGAGCAATGATgtggtgcacatatctgcacatTTGTGACGTAGTATGCAATTTTCAGGGACCACCTTTTGGCTCGGGCACTACTTTCAAAAGTACCAGAGAATATCtgtaaaggtccaatgcagttgtttctcaatatcaaatcatttctgggtaacaattaactgcaatatgtaactttttgggtgacctgaccaaattcgCATAGAAAAGTGAGTTATAGATCTACTGCGTCTAAGACTTGCTTtcagatctgttctatgtgcactttctatgcttcccattcagTTTTGTGTTTTTGCGTCGAACtatcggttttgtacaccagcttcaaacggctgaaaatacaatattttgggttaggtatttcacagcagtttagatggtacaatgattctctacatgaCATTTTccttgttttgtcacacaaactgaaattttgtgaactattagaattttagcaaccaggaaatggcgtaGCAATTTCTTCATGTTGCACCTTTTTTtgagtaccttactgtgattgtattatatttaaatgttcacaaaatagcttcttagcaaagaccAATTTGTCATTCAAGAATTTTAGGTCTGTTTGGGAGTGATCTGCGTGGGGATAGGAAAACGATCTGTTATTGCCAGAGGTTTGGaacttctctttctgtctgttaaCGAATTAACACCTGGTGATGTCAcgaggcaggccaaaactccatcgcTCTGTAGTGTGATGGACGCgctgctgtgtgtgtttgcgcaaTGCCACCGAGTGCCAGAAGTCAGTTGGCAGCCACAGATTGATAAGCAGGATGTTTGCcacttcctctgtcctctcagaCCTGATTTACTTGTCACAATGAGGGaatgtcttttcaaacagctcttacgcCCTTTTAGTGtgtcataattttcacaatttcagtgttattccaacctcatggtatggatatatatatatatatatatatatatatatatatgaaacacAGGTAAATCTAGTTTTTGACTGCGCTGGGCCTTGTAAATTCTGTTAAAAATAGGGAAAATACCCTCAAGTTGACCCTGAGGCCTtcaaaaaataaagacaaatgtTTTGATAGTGAGAGCAATTGTCCCATACTTTTTAAACGGGTTGTCTACATTTGTAAACAGAGAAATAAAagcctacaattttttttttaggggtgggggggggggttatacacATCGGGCTATACACTCTGAGTGATATTCTCCAGGAGTCAATAGGTTTACATTTATACCCAAAAAAGTACAATATCTTTGTACCAATCATGAATTGTGGCATTAGAATATAAAACACAATATATAAGGTAGGGTCTAATATAACTATTATTTGTTAAGAAAATTTAATTGGCTTTTCTAAGCACTAAGGTTAAAATAGAATGTTTCTGCAGAAAAGTGATATTCTTTGCTGTCTTGACGTGTCACCTGTCATTCAATGAAACACATTCAATGACTGAGTGGAAATTGAATTTTAATTGAATCAAATTAAATTCTACATCCTGTGGGGGTGTAGACCAATTTGAATTTCAAGTCAAGAGTTGAATGGGATTCTATTCCAAAATTCTGAATTGAGCTCAACCCTGGTAAGCGCTGGGTATCATTTGTCGTTTGAAAAACCAACGCAGTTAAATGTTTTGAAAGTGTGCTTAAGTTTCAGCAATGTGAGAATTTGTTTCATGTCTAAGTTAAATCTATGGAACATGAATAATCTTTGAACCACCCTTGTGGTCTGTGCAGTGGTTTCATTATTCTCTTGTTAATTTTTAAATGCAattcatgatcaaagatatgatgcCTTTGGAAGTGATTTTACTTTAAAGCATAGCCTAACCTACATTGATCAGCTGCAAACTATCCCTCACTTTCCTAGTGTTTGCACTCTTAAGTGATCCTGTGATTGGTTTGCATGCGGATTATCAACATGACATAGTGATCAGCATCTCATCAAATGGATGACAGAATTTAGGTTAACTTTTAGCTGAGAGGATACAATTACTTCCTGGCTTCTTACAGGTAGTTCAGTGTCTGAGGACGTTGGCTCCATGTCATCCTCCCGAGCCACATTATTGTTTTTCGTTCTGTTTACGGAGGCTTATCACTCATTCTCTGACGTGAATTTACCCATCAGGCATCACTGCAGCATTCAACAGCATCAGGCAGCACTGCAGCATTAAACGGCACTGAGCCAAGCAGAGGAAAATGGAGGGACTATTTTAAGCCCAAAAAAGGCTATGCGATATTCTCATGATCAATTGGCTGTTAGATAAACCTAGTGTAAACCCTTCCTCTGTTTAGAGATCCTCCTGAGCGGCAACAATTCAGTTGAGCTCCCACTCCCCCCATGGCTTCCAGGCCCCCTTACAGTCTTGGGAAACCAGGACGTGGTGCTCAGAGCTGCTGTCTCTGAGTGGGTCAAAGGTCAGAGTGAACGCTGGTGCGCTGGCGTCTCTCACTCCCCAACTGCTTCGAAAGGGCATGGGTATATTCCTCCCCACCGTCTAGTCTCATGATGGCAGAAATATGCATTGGAATTTGTAAATGAACCAAACATGGGCTCTCATTACATTTCTGGCCATGTACTTCATGCTTATTATTATAAATTTTATGCTGTGGACTAATTTGGTACACTCACcataaaaatcatttttttttttaggtttaTATAAAGTCAATTGTTCTTGAGTTGTTACGTCACTTCATTCACTGGTACGGAGAATGAATCAAAATGCCCTTTTTATTGCCCCTCATAAAGCGATCATGTCCCTACGCACTTAACGTTCAGGATTCAGCCTCCTCGTAGTCATTGTTTGTGACGATGAACTCCGAGCACAGTGGTTTATGGTGTGTTTATTTTGGCTCTCGTGTCCAGTTAGCTTTGCTTTGCCTCATTACCACCCCATCAAGGAGACACTATATAAACTCTGATGAAAGTGAAACAGTAGATCGGCCGTTGCGGCTGCAAAACACATATTTTCAGAGATAAAGACGTGCTTAAAATAAGATGACTTGGTCAGTAGTTACATCTGCTTTCGAGATCCTCTTTAAGAGCTGTAAAAAAGGACACGGCTTTTCTTTAAGCCAAGCAGTTTTTATACATTTCTGAACCATCACACATCCATTCGTAGgctatacattttatatttgacaaGCTTCCCATTTGCAAAGGTTTTGTCTGTTGAATTTATATATAAACATCCAAGTGGATTATTATAACACTTTGGGGAAAATAGGTCTTGTGACTTTTCATAACATCTGTTCACAGTTTATAAAAACACTTACCAAAACATTGCTGTTAAAATGGGTGGCATTTATAGTGTATTCCTTCAGAACTCTGTGTGATGTGGAGGCTGAATGTCTAGTTTATGTAGGAGTGTTTGTCCTCTCAATTGGTAAGCATGTCATCTCCTCCATGGAAATTGTCCATAGCAGACCACCAAATAGCCCAAGGTGGCATGGGAATACACATTGTATCCACTTGAGTGTTTCAAGACCGTCTGTCCTCATTCCTTATCTGTCTGGCAGCCTCTTTAAGGACAATCCAACCTGAGCGTTATAGGGTTCGTCTTTTATTGAAGGTAACTAACTACCTCGACGCACCTATTTGCTGTCTCGTTTTACTCCTAATGTTCAGCAATCTCTTTATAGAATCGGAGGGCCTCTTTCTCACCAAAGTGTTTGACAGAGATCGGTATCTCCTTTTGTTTCGCCCTTGAGAGCACACTGTTTTCTTTTAATAGCACTGAATCCACAGAAGTGATGCTCAAGGAAGGTGTCTTGTCACCTGAACCCCTGGACAACTCGAGCCTGGGCTGTCTTTTTCACATGACTTTCTGTTTCTAATTATTTCCTTTTGCACTACACATAACTGACATGCTCTTTGAGTTTGCAATCCTCATTCTCTGTAAGGAGCAGAGTGTCCAGTAGAACGCTAGCAGAAGACTCCATGGGTGCTTGCCGTCGCCTCGGCGGGCTTTGATAGCACACCGGCCCGATGCCGTTCTTCATCCCCCGCTTCATGAACAGCTTGGAGTTTTCCGCCACAGACGAATGGAAGGAGATCCGTGTCAGATTCCTGCAGCCATGCTGTTCCCTAGTTTGCCTGGCTGGCGTGTTAGTGGTGCTGCTGTAGTTACAGGTGATGTAGCGTGTGAAGGCCTGGCGGAAGGTCTTGTTGAAGAGGGTGTAGACCAGCGGATTGATGCCTGATGACACGTAGCCCACCCACACGAAGATCTCCATCAGACGGCCGATCACATGGACGTCGCAGCTGGCGCACAGCACAGAGGTGATGTTGGTGATGAAGAATGGGCACCACATGACCACAAAAAGAAGGAAGACGATGCCCAGCACCTTGGAGGCACGCTGCTCATTGGTCAGGTTCTGCATTGACTTCTTGCCCATGGTGGACATGCGACGGATGGGGATCTCGTCACCTATGATTGGGTTGGCGGGAGAAATTGATTTTCCTGGCAGTTTCTCAGTTGTGGGAGAAGCCACAGACTGCTCCCTCTGGAAGACTGAGGAGACGGTTGGGCGATTGAAGCGTTGGGTCACCTTTGACCTGAGCAGAAAGGCTTTCTTGCGCAGCACCTGGATGGTGAGCAGGTAGATGACCATCATGATAGTCAAAGGGATGAAAAAAGCTGTCATGGAGCCAAACATGATGAATTCTCGGAAGCTGTCTGGTTTCAGAAGGCAGGTGTGGTTGCTGTTAAAGGTGACATTGTTGGGAAGATGGTAGTTTCTCAGCCCCTTGATGGGAATGGGAATTGCGAtacctgtgagagagagagaagtttggTCAGTCAAATCATCAATCCGAACTTTGTTGTCTCTACACAGTGTTAGATGGGAAGACTAACAACTTTGTTTGTTTGGGATTAAATGTGTTATGGGAGTAGAGACAGGATCTTCTCACAGCCAGTGGACACTTTATGCTGCTTTTCTTTTTGCTTTTATTATAGCGCATGAAATCTTCACATCTGCTTTTCCTTTTGATGTTGCCAGAGTATAACTCTGTTTAAAGCTTCAGGCTTTCACGACTGAGTACAGCAGAGGTAGCGCAAAGGGTCATTCTGGGACTTCTGGAAGTTCTCATTCTTTGCTTAAAAATCAAATAAACAAATCATATATTACCAGCTATAATACAGTGACCGTGAGCACTACACCCTGGACGAAGAGACCCTTCTACTGTCGTGGCGTCTAAGTGCTGCTCGCGTAACTCTTAAGCAATCATCTGGTTTTGCTCACCGAAAGAAAGTCAATGTGTCGAACCTTAGCCATGAGGTGAAAACGAGAGAGCGTGCTGTTGTGAATGAGTCTGAACGCCCTATGAATTCTATTAACCTGCTAGTAAGCATGTCCGTTGGATGGTGTATAcaatgtgtatcctgtacatgtgactaataaaactGGAATCTTGATTAATGCCAGGCTGAACTCTGTCGAGTTTCACACCAGTCGCCTAAATGCTTCAGCCAGAGGAACCGTCATGGCTAACGATGTTAACTAGAATAGGGGTGTTAAATTTAAtttcatactgtgtgtgtgtatgtatatatagatatagatatagatatatctaTCAATCAATGCAAACCAACTTATTTACCACGGGTTCACTGGCCAGTCATTAACAATACAGACTCTGTGGACAAGAATTAATAAGAAGCCCAACAATCAGGAAAATAAAACCAATGTTTGTCTCAAACTGTCTTATTGGACAGTGTCAAATGACCAATTTTGAGTATCGACTTATGATTGGGCCAAATATGGGAAACCATATTTTGTCTGACATTCCGTCGTATGAAACACGTTCTGTGTGAAGAGGATTCCAGTGGCTCAgctgctccatctccctcttgTTTATGGACTAAGGGTATGGTCCTTAGCTTTATCCCTTACCCCTTATCCTCTTCAGTCCACATGTCCTTTTGTCTCGTAACCTAATTTTACTGAAAATACCAGAGGCTCTTTAGTGTTGCTTTACTATTCAGTTTTGTAAAATTGCAGATTCCGATCTGTTCTGCAGTGCACATTTATGCTTATTGTGAAGAGTCAAGTGGTTACAGGTCCAGGAGTCCTCAAATAAGGTCGTGGTTTGAATGCTTGGTTTGTCTTGAATGTTATTTTGGCTTAAACTTTTCTGAAAAACAAATCTGCGATCCATAGCGTTGTAGCAACATTGTAAAGCCGTTGTACTGCTCAAAGATACAATTGCAAAAATAACGCTGGCGAAGCCTTGTGTTTCACTACGCTCATCACAAGGGCAGTGACGTGAAATTAATTCCCTTCCTGGGGGCATACTCGATCATTTAAACCTCCTTTTTAATTTGATGCCGTTTTTGTGTAAATCTCCTCCGGCTCATTAACTGTTTACCCACAGGTCCCCTTGACTGCTAACACTATGATAACGTGTTAGTCGGGGTTAAGTTTAAGGGAGGTGCTGTATGCAAACCTTTTTATACAGCTTTTATTGCATCCTGCTTTTCTGAGGCATGTCACAGGCGCCCGGGGAATTGAACCGCAATGTCATAGCGTAAAGAAACGTGTTCAAACAACACTGGAGAATGCTCCTGATATCGACACAGGacgaaaaacaaacaaaagaaacCGAGCAGCTTACCAATAGATATGAACCACACCACTGCTATCTTGGCCATGGCTTGGGCCCTGGACTTATACTGGCTGTGCTGAATGGGCTTCTTGATGGCGATGTAGCGGTCCAGTGAGATCGCACACAGGTGCATGATGGACGCTGTGGAGAACAGGACGTCCAGGAAGAGCCAGATTGGACAGAGAAACTCCGGAAGAGGCCACCCGGAATCTGAGAAATGGACATGATGGGAAGCATTGGATTATTAGCTGCTCTCGTAGGCCAATACAGAACCATTTGAAATGTAAACCATGCCTTTCTAGACAAATTCTCAAACTTCATTACTATGGTGCTaaatcttttttattttatttatttttttaccctgaGAAGAGCCTATTTGGCTTTTAGTTTAAGTCATTGTAAAAATCAACATAATAGCCATTCAAGTAATGTATTACCGtctgcactgaacaaaaatataaggcGTAACATGTGAAGTGTATGAGCTGAAATAGAAgaacccagaaatgttccatatgtgcAAAAAATCTTATTTCTCACAATTGTGCACAAATTTTATTATacccatgttagtgagcatttctccagtGATGTGAAGTacttaccccccccccaaaaaaaacaacaacaactacttaataaataaataaagatgaTAAATTATTATCTGTTTAACTTTTACTCCACTAAATTCCTAAAGATAATAATTTACTTTTACTCCAGAAGTACTTGTTACGTTTTGAATGCTTAGCCTTAGACCtaatttttctgtcctgctaattGGCATACGTATCAacagaacctccctggtcatccctactgcctctaaacTGGCAGACTCACTAGACGCATGCTTCGTcagagcgtgcccctggctatctgtaaataaataacTCATGTGTCCATCTGCTTTGctcaatataaggaatttgaactgatttatacttttattttttacttttgttaCTTAAGTGCATATataaaacaaaatacttttagacttttaatcaagtagtattttactgggtgggTGACATCTTTTTAATAGAAAATTAATCATTACTTTTACTCAATTATGACAATTGGGTAAATTTTCCACCactgcatttctcctttgccaagacaatccatccaccttataggtgtggaatatcaagaagctgattaaacagcatgatcattacacaggtgcaccctgGGCTGGGGACAAAAAGCCATTCAAATTtgcagttctgtcacacaacacaataccacagatgtcttaagttttgaggtagtgtgcaattggcatgctgactgtaggaatgtccatcagagctgttgccagagaatgttaatttctctaccgtaagccGCCTAcgacgtcattttagagaatttggcagtacgtccaaccgttctcgcaaccgcagaccacgtgtaaccacgccagcccaggatctccacatccggcttcttcacctgcgagatCGTCTAAGACCAGCGACCCGGACAAccgagtatttctgtctgtaataaagcccttttgtggtgaAAAACTCATTGTGATTGGCTGGCCCTGGCTCCCCCAGTGGGTGGGAAGGTGAGCAGTCGTGAAATCCATATGTTAGTGtttaattcatttatttaattgaactgatttccttatatgaattgtaactcagtgaAATCGTTGAAATTGTAGCATTTATAATGTCAAGGACTgcatgggctgtgtgtgtgtgtgtgtgtgtgtgtaggagatttAATAGAGATTTGTCAAAGATGCCAAAATTAAAGGTGGAAATTTAGGATATTTTTCTAATAGGAAATG encodes:
- the htr2b gene encoding 5-hydroxytryptamine receptor 2B; the protein is MSQPEAPPLAVNGSGSGEVAGAQLRWAALLIIMVIIPTIGGNILVILAVSLERKLQNATNYFLMSLAVADLLVGLLVMPIALITVLYNSGWPLPEFLCPIWLFLDVLFSTASIMHLCAISLDRYIAIKKPIQHSQYKSRAQAMAKIAVVWFISIGIAIPIPIKGLRNYHLPNNVTFNSNHTCLLKPDSFREFIMFGSMTAFFIPLTIMMVIYLLTIQVLRKKAFLLRSKVTQRFNRPTVSSVFQREQSVASPTTEKLPGKSISPANPIIGDEIPIRRMSTMGKKSMQNLTNEQRASKVLGIVFLLFVVMWCPFFITNITSVLCASCDVHVIGRLMEIFVWVGYVSSGINPLVYTLFNKTFRQAFTRYITCNYSSTTNTPARQTREQHGCRNLTRISFHSSVAENSKLFMKRGMKNGIGPVCYQSPPRRRQAPMESSASVLLDTLLLTENEDCKLKEHVSYV